A genome region from Bacteroides stercoris ATCC 43183 includes the following:
- a CDS encoding tetratricopeptide repeat protein translates to MQEIHAKLLISRLSLVQNIFYHYIHGMKRLIIPIICMLLSLAGCHERKPLPSLEFADSLLTDAGDKSGALRIFLQIEEQLQSRQDPYNKGLLYERIGSIYYGQMNYVRAYHYFKQARENFQVSDSLRKETEATLDMAASSYRQKDLERAIRLYSAALDLADEQTDERLAGAALSNLASLYVKSGRKQIPQDLLLRIEQSARKASRYGPHTMIDVQLLKHRTDSARHYLQLAEAQDNDVLDLAELQYTAYRIEALSGNFRKATDHIHRYIYLTDSLTRSTMQVSAGITEKEYFQEQSAFAEYRMKNRIFWETTVTCGIFILAGIAVYIIRQRLRIQRERNDRYLLLAEEARAEYRALTRQLEGRQNTEKRLKSLVASRFDILDKLGKTYYERENTSSQQAAMFQEVKRIITDFSENSEMLRELEQMADTCHDNVMQKLRQDFPAMKENDIRLLCYIFTGFSPQVISLFTKESVANIYARKSRLKSRIKAAGTPHTDLFLSLFG, encoded by the coding sequence ATGCAGGAAATTCACGCAAAGCTCCTCATTTCCCGCCTTTCACTTGTGCAAAACATCTTTTATCACTACATTCACGGCATGAAACGCCTTATCATACCTATTATATGTATGCTCCTGTCGCTGGCGGGATGCCATGAACGTAAACCGCTCCCCAGCCTTGAGTTCGCGGACAGCCTGCTGACCGATGCCGGCGATAAATCCGGAGCTTTGCGCATCTTCCTGCAAATCGAAGAGCAGCTGCAAAGCCGGCAAGACCCTTACAATAAAGGGCTTCTCTACGAACGCATCGGCAGTATATACTACGGACAGATGAATTACGTCCGCGCCTACCACTACTTCAAGCAGGCCAGAGAAAATTTTCAAGTATCCGACAGTCTTCGTAAGGAAACGGAAGCCACGCTTGATATGGCAGCCTCATCCTACCGCCAGAAAGATTTGGAACGTGCCATCAGGCTGTATTCGGCTGCCCTCGACCTGGCCGACGAACAGACAGACGAACGTCTTGCCGGAGCAGCCCTCAGCAACCTTGCCTCCCTTTATGTAAAATCGGGCAGAAAACAAATCCCCCAGGACCTGCTGTTACGCATCGAACAGTCGGCACGCAAGGCATCCCGCTACGGCCCCCACACCATGATAGACGTCCAGCTTCTCAAACACCGTACGGACAGCGCGCGCCACTACCTGCAACTGGCAGAGGCGCAAGACAATGACGTGCTCGACCTGGCCGAACTGCAATACACAGCCTACCGGATAGAGGCCCTCTCCGGAAACTTCCGGAAAGCGACCGACCATATACACCGCTATATCTACCTCACGGACTCCCTCACCCGCTCCACCATGCAGGTCTCCGCCGGTATAACGGAGAAAGAGTATTTCCAGGAACAATCCGCCTTTGCCGAATACCGAATGAAGAACCGCATCTTCTGGGAAACCACCGTTACCTGCGGCATATTCATCCTCGCCGGAATAGCCGTTTATATCATCCGCCAGCGCCTGCGCATCCAGCGCGAACGCAACGACCGCTACCTACTGCTGGCAGAAGAGGCCCGTGCCGAATACCGGGCGCTCACCCGGCAACTGGAAGGACGGCAGAACACGGAAAAACGGCTGAAAAGCCTGGTTGCTTCCCGTTTCGACATCCTCGACAAACTCGGAAAAACTTATTACGAACGCGAGAATACATCATCGCAACAGGCAGCCATGTTTCAGGAAGTAAAACGGATAATCACCGACTTCTCGGAAAACAGTGAAATGCTCCGGGAACTCGAACAAATGGCAGATACCTGCCATGACAACGTCATGCAGAAACTCCGGCAGGACTTTCCGGCAATGAAAGAAAATGACATCCGCCTGCTCTGCTACATCTTCACCGGATTCTCCCCGCAGGTAATCAGCTTGTTCACGAAAGAGAGCGTGGCAAACATATATGCCCGAAAATCCCGGTTGAAGTCGCGCATCAAAGCAGCCGGAACGCCCCATACCGACCTGTTCTTATCCCTTTTCGGATAG
- a CDS encoding putative transporter, with the protein MEWLYSLFVEHSALQAVVVLSLISAIGLGLGKIHICGISLGVTFVFFAGILAGHFGLSIDPQMLNYAESFGLIIFVYALGLQVGPGFFSSFRKGGVQLNMLALGVVLLGTLMTVLGSYTLNISLPDMVGILCGATTNTPALGAAQQTLKQMGLEASTPALGCAVAYPLGVVGVIFAVLIIRKALARKEDLELKEKDDANKTYIAAFQVHNPAIFDKSIKEIGGLNYPKFVISRLWRDGNVSIPTSEKIIREGDRLLVVTSEKYAPALTVLFGEQEHTDWNKEDIDWNAIDSQLISQRIVVTRPELNGKKLGALHLRNHYGINISRVYRSGVQLLATAELTLQLGDRLTVVGEAAAIQNVEKVLGNAIKSLKEPNLVAVFIGIILGLALGAIPISLPGISAPVKLGLAGGPIIVGILIGTFGPRMHMITYTTRSANLMLRALGLSLYLACLGLDAGAHFFDTVFRPEGLLWIAAGFVLTVVPVLIVGVVAFKWMKVDFGSMAGMLCGSMANPMALNYANDTIPGDNPSVAYATVYPMCMFLRVIIAQVLLMFLLN; encoded by the coding sequence TTGGAATGGCTATATAGTTTGTTTGTCGAACACTCCGCTTTGCAGGCGGTGGTGGTGCTCTCGCTGATTTCCGCTATCGGATTAGGGTTGGGGAAAATACATATTTGCGGTATTTCCCTCGGCGTGACGTTTGTTTTCTTTGCCGGTATTCTTGCCGGACATTTCGGACTGTCCATCGACCCGCAGATGCTGAACTATGCGGAAAGTTTCGGACTGATAATTTTTGTGTATGCACTGGGACTGCAGGTGGGGCCGGGCTTTTTCAGCTCTTTCCGCAAGGGCGGGGTACAGTTGAATATGCTGGCGCTGGGAGTAGTGCTCCTCGGTACGCTGATGACCGTATTGGGCAGTTATACCCTGAATATTTCGTTGCCGGACATGGTGGGCATCCTCTGCGGCGCTACCACCAATACGCCGGCGCTGGGTGCGGCACAGCAGACATTGAAGCAAATGGGGCTGGAAGCCAGTACGCCGGCTTTGGGATGTGCCGTGGCATATCCGCTGGGGGTAGTGGGCGTTATTTTTGCCGTGCTGATAATACGCAAGGCGTTGGCGCGTAAGGAAGATCTGGAGTTGAAAGAGAAGGACGATGCGAACAAAACTTACATTGCGGCGTTTCAAGTACACAATCCGGCCATCTTCGATAAAAGCATCAAGGAGATAGGCGGCTTGAATTATCCGAAGTTCGTAATCTCCCGTCTGTGGCGGGACGGCAATGTAAGCATCCCCACTTCCGAGAAGATAATCAGGGAAGGAGACCGCTTGCTGGTGGTGACTTCGGAGAAGTATGCTCCGGCACTGACCGTACTGTTCGGTGAACAGGAACATACCGACTGGAACAAAGAGGATATAGACTGGAATGCCATAGACAGCCAGCTCATCTCGCAGCGTATCGTGGTGACACGTCCCGAACTGAACGGAAAGAAACTGGGGGCGCTGCACCTGCGCAATCATTACGGCATCAACATCAGCCGTGTGTACCGTAGCGGCGTGCAGTTGCTTGCCACCGCGGAACTGACCTTGCAGTTGGGCGACCGTCTGACAGTGGTAGGTGAGGCTGCCGCCATCCAGAATGTGGAAAAAGTATTGGGAAATGCCATCAAGAGCCTGAAAGAACCGAATCTGGTAGCGGTGTTTATCGGTATCATCCTGGGTCTGGCTTTGGGTGCGATTCCCATTTCCCTGCCGGGCATCAGTGCTCCGGTGAAGCTGGGACTTGCCGGCGGACCGATTATCGTAGGTATCCTGATTGGTACGTTCGGGCCGAGAATGCACATGATAACCTACACCACACGAAGCGCCAACCTGATGCTCCGTGCATTGGGACTGTCGCTCTACCTGGCTTGTCTGGGACTGGATGCCGGAGCGCATTTCTTTGATACGGTGTTCCGTCCGGAAGGTCTGCTGTGGATTGCTGCAGGGTTCGTGCTGACCGTTGTTCCGGTGCTGATAGTGGGAGTGGTTGCCTTTAAATGGATGAAGGTGGACTTCGGCTCCATGGCAGGTATGCTGTGCGGAAGCATGGCCAACCCGATGGCGCTGAATTATGCCAACGACACCATTCCGGGCGATAATCCGTCGGTGGCTTATGCAACGGTGTATCCGATGTGTATGTTCCTGCGGGTAATCATAGCGCAGGTGCTGCTGATGTTCCTGTTGAATTGA
- a CDS encoding fructose-bisphosphatase class III, which produces MGTITPESIVNDLRYLQLLSRSFPTIADASTEIINLEAILNLPKGTEHFLTDIHGEYEAFQHVLKNASGAVKRKVNEIFGHTLRESEKKEICTLIYYPEEKLQLIKEQETDLDDWYLITLNQLVKVCQNVSSKYTRSKVRKALPAEFSYIIQELLHESSVEPNKHAYINVIISTIISTKRADDFIIAMCKLIQRLTIDSLHIVGDIYDRGPGAHIIMDTLCDYHNFDIQWGNHDILWMGAASGNDACIANVIRMSMRYANLATLEDGYGINLLPLATFAMDTYADDPCTIFAPKMNFADANYNEKTLRLITQMHKAITIIQFKLEAEIINRRPEFDMDNRKLLHKIDFERGVFVYEGKEYELRDANFPTIDPADPYRLTDEERELVEKIHASFMNSEKLKKHMRCLFTYGGMYLVCNSNLLYHASVPLNEDGSFKHVRIGKKEYWGHKLLQKTDQLIRTAYFDEDGSEEKNFALDYMWYMWCGPDAPSFDKDKMATFERYFIADKALHKENKGYYYTLRNRADICDNILAEFGVEPGPHSHIINGHVPVKTIKGERPIKADGKLLVIDGGFSKAYQPETGIAGYTLVYHSHGMQLVQHDPFQSRQKAIEEGQDIKSTTFVIEFNSQRMMVKDTDKGKQLVTQIQDLKKLLVAYRTGFIKEKEIF; this is translated from the coding sequence ATGGGAACTATTACTCCGGAAAGTATAGTCAACGACTTACGCTATTTGCAACTGTTGTCGCGCAGTTTTCCTACCATCGCCGATGCCAGTACGGAAATTATCAATCTGGAAGCTATTCTGAATCTGCCTAAAGGTACGGAACACTTCCTTACGGATATTCATGGAGAGTATGAGGCTTTTCAGCATGTATTGAAGAATGCTTCGGGTGCGGTAAAGCGGAAGGTGAATGAAATCTTCGGGCATACGCTGCGCGAAAGCGAAAAGAAGGAAATCTGTACGCTGATTTATTATCCGGAAGAGAAGTTGCAGTTGATAAAGGAACAGGAAACGGATCTGGACGACTGGTATCTCATCACCCTGAACCAATTGGTGAAAGTCTGCCAGAACGTATCTTCCAAATACACACGCTCGAAAGTGCGTAAAGCCTTGCCGGCGGAGTTCTCCTATATCATTCAGGAGTTGCTGCACGAGTCCAGCGTAGAACCTAACAAGCATGCGTATATCAACGTCATTATCAGTACGATTATCTCGACCAAGCGTGCGGATGACTTTATCATTGCCATGTGCAAGCTTATCCAACGGCTTACAATCGACTCGCTGCACATCGTGGGCGATATCTACGACCGTGGTCCGGGTGCACATATCATCATGGATACGCTTTGCGACTACCATAATTTCGACATTCAGTGGGGCAACCATGATATACTGTGGATGGGTGCCGCATCGGGCAATGACGCCTGCATAGCGAACGTTATCCGTATGTCCATGCGCTATGCCAACCTGGCGACACTGGAAGACGGCTACGGCATCAACCTGCTGCCGTTGGCTACCTTCGCAATGGATACCTATGCGGATGATCCTTGCACTATCTTTGCTCCGAAGATGAACTTTGCCGATGCCAATTACAACGAAAAGACACTGCGGCTGATTACGCAGATGCACAAGGCGATTACGATAATCCAGTTCAAACTGGAAGCGGAGATTATAAACCGGCGTCCGGAGTTTGACATGGACAACCGGAAACTGCTGCACAAGATTGACTTTGAACGGGGCGTATTTGTGTACGAAGGCAAAGAATACGAACTGCGCGATGCCAATTTCCCGACTATTGACCCTGCCGACCCGTATCGCCTGACGGATGAAGAAAGGGAGCTGGTTGAAAAGATTCATGCTTCGTTCATGAACAGCGAGAAACTGAAGAAGCATATGCGTTGCCTGTTTACGTACGGCGGCATGTATCTGGTGTGCAACAGCAACCTGCTTTATCACGCATCCGTGCCCCTGAATGAGGACGGAAGTTTCAAGCATGTACGTATCGGCAAGAAAGAGTACTGGGGACATAAACTGCTGCAAAAGACCGACCAGCTTATCCGTACCGCCTACTTTGACGAAGATGGTTCGGAGGAGAAGAATTTTGCGTTGGATTATATGTGGTATATGTGGTGCGGCCCGGATGCGCCCTCTTTCGACAAGGATAAGATGGCTACTTTCGAGCGTTACTTCATAGCCGACAAGGCATTGCATAAAGAGAATAAAGGTTATTACTACACGCTTCGCAACCGTGCGGATATTTGCGACAATATCCTGGCGGAGTTCGGGGTGGAGCCGGGACCTCATTCGCATATCATCAACGGACATGTGCCGGTGAAGACGATTAAAGGCGAGCGCCCCATAAAGGCTGATGGAAAGTTACTGGTGATTGACGGTGGTTTCTCCAAAGCCTATCAGCCCGAAACGGGTATTGCGGGCTATACGCTGGTATATCACTCGCACGGCATGCAGTTGGTGCAGCATGACCCGTTCCAGAGCCGTCAGAAAGCGATTGAAGAGGGACAGGATATCAAGTCCACAACTTTCGTCATCGAATTCAACTCGCAGCGTATGATGGTGAAGGATACCGATAAGGGCAAGCAGCTCGTGACGCAGATTCAGGATTTGAAGAAGTTGCTGGTGGCATATAGAACGGGATTTATCAAAGAAAAGGAGATTTTCTGA
- a CDS encoding LA_2272 family surface repeat-containing protein, with product MKRIFPLICLSLLLAGTGYARTGRQQSAHKEKTGINLSLWKNLSTQRTDTVGSTFFNLGIFSAMNRLNGLGVNVLGAVTGRDMNGVQISGISNMVGGSMRGVQVAGITNINGNNLSGLSVSGLVGITGNHARGMVFSGLANITGDNSNGMIVGGLLNITGEKTASVQLSGLANISGGNFSGVTISGLLNVVGDDMKGLQISGLGNITGGTSAGVQLSPLNVAVRAKGLQIGLVNYYKEKLDGFQLGLVNANPDTKVQMMFFGGNTTKLNLAARFKNKLFYTILGGGTHFLDFSDKFSGALFYRAGLELPVCKQLFISGDLGYQHVETFKNKDYGFPARLYSLQTRINLEYRLTAKLGVFVTGGYGWDRYYNRNANFDKGAIVEGGVVLFKY from the coding sequence ATGAAACGTATATTTCCACTGATCTGTCTGTCCCTGCTATTGGCAGGGACAGGCTATGCCCGGACAGGCAGGCAACAGTCTGCCCATAAAGAAAAAACCGGTATCAACCTTTCCCTTTGGAAGAATCTTTCCACACAGCGTACAGATACGGTCGGAAGCACATTCTTCAATCTCGGTATCTTCTCGGCGATGAACCGTTTGAACGGCTTGGGAGTAAATGTTTTGGGAGCTGTTACGGGCAGAGACATGAACGGAGTTCAAATCTCCGGTATATCCAATATGGTGGGTGGAAGTATGCGGGGCGTACAGGTAGCGGGCATCACCAATATCAACGGCAATAACCTCAGCGGTCTGTCCGTTTCCGGCCTTGTGGGCATCACGGGTAATCACGCACGGGGAATGGTCTTCTCCGGCCTTGCCAATATCACGGGCGATAACAGCAACGGAATGATTGTAGGCGGCTTGCTGAACATTACAGGCGAAAAGACTGCCAGCGTACAGCTTTCAGGACTCGCCAATATATCGGGCGGTAATTTTTCCGGTGTCACCATATCCGGCCTGCTGAATGTGGTGGGCGATGATATGAAAGGGCTCCAGATTTCCGGTCTGGGCAATATTACAGGCGGTACGTCTGCCGGCGTGCAGCTCTCTCCCCTGAATGTAGCCGTCCGTGCCAAAGGCCTTCAGATAGGTTTGGTAAACTACTACAAGGAGAAGCTGGACGGTTTCCAACTGGGACTGGTCAATGCCAACCCGGACACCAAAGTACAGATGATGTTTTTCGGCGGCAACACCACGAAACTGAACCTTGCAGCCCGCTTCAAGAACAAACTGTTCTATACCATCCTCGGTGGCGGTACGCATTTCCTCGACTTCAGCGATAAGTTCTCCGGTGCGCTTTTCTACCGCGCCGGACTGGAATTGCCCGTCTGCAAGCAACTGTTCATCAGCGGCGATTTGGGATACCAGCACGTAGAAACCTTCAAGAATAAAGACTATGGCTTCCCTGCCCGCCTCTATTCTCTCCAAACCCGTATCAACCTCGAATACCGTCTGACGGCAAAATTAGGAGTATTCGTTACGGGCGGTTACGGTTGGGACAGATACTACAACAGAAATGCCAACTTCGACAAGGGAGCCATTGTAGAAGGCGGTGTGGTATTATTCAAATACTAA
- a CDS encoding sulfatase, translating into MKNELLLSAALLPLCGMAGEVHTRPSNETAPVTDKRPNIILFLVDDMGWQDTSLPFWTQRTRYNDTYHTPNMERLAKQGKMFTQAYACSISSPTRVSLFTGMNAARHRVTSWTLRKNTTHEQPDSVMIYPEWNVNGICQEPGVERTTQVTSLAQVLKDNGYHTIHCGKAHFGANDTPGADPLKMGFDVNIAGHAAGSPASYYGMQNFGNKPGGKSPLAAVPGLEKYHGKDIFLSEALTIEAEKALDNARTTDKPFFLYMAHYAIHTPIQPDMRFYQKYLDKGLPPVEAAYATLIEGMDKSLGDLMDYLDKNNLTDNTVLLFMSDNGGLAAHTRAGELHRQNYPLNSGKGSAYEGGVREPMIVRWPGVVAAETKCDHYLMIEDFFPTILEIAGVEHYNTVQKRDGISFLPLLTGKGRMPARDIYWHYPHSWGPSGPGIGATCSIRSGEWKLVYYFDSGKHELFNIPADISEKHDVAAENPKLVKKLSKKLSNYLRSVDAQRPVLRATNRLAPWPDETL; encoded by the coding sequence ATGAAAAACGAATTGTTATTATCTGCTGCGCTGCTTCCGTTATGTGGAATGGCAGGAGAAGTACACACAAGGCCGTCAAATGAAACGGCTCCTGTTACGGACAAGCGTCCGAACATTATTTTATTCTTGGTAGATGATATGGGTTGGCAGGACACATCCCTGCCTTTCTGGACACAACGCACCCGCTACAACGACACGTACCATACACCCAATATGGAACGTCTGGCAAAGCAGGGCAAGATGTTCACGCAAGCCTATGCCTGTAGCATCAGTTCGCCTACGCGTGTCAGCCTTTTTACGGGTATGAACGCTGCGCGTCACCGGGTGACAAGCTGGACATTACGCAAGAATACCACCCACGAACAGCCGGACTCCGTTATGATATACCCCGAATGGAATGTCAACGGTATCTGTCAGGAACCGGGTGTGGAACGCACCACGCAAGTCACCTCGCTGGCACAAGTGCTCAAGGACAACGGTTACCACACCATCCATTGCGGCAAAGCCCACTTCGGAGCTAATGACACGCCCGGAGCCGATCCGCTGAAAATGGGCTTCGACGTGAACATAGCCGGCCATGCGGCAGGCTCTCCCGCCAGCTACTACGGCATGCAGAACTTCGGAAACAAACCCGGCGGAAAAAGCCCGCTGGCTGCCGTACCCGGACTGGAAAAATATCACGGCAAAGACATATTCCTCTCCGAAGCCCTTACCATAGAAGCCGAGAAAGCTTTGGACAACGCCCGGACAACGGACAAGCCTTTCTTCCTCTACATGGCCCATTATGCCATCCATACGCCTATCCAGCCCGACATGCGTTTCTACCAAAAATATCTGGACAAAGGACTTCCCCCGGTAGAAGCAGCGTATGCCACCCTGATTGAAGGCATGGACAAAAGCCTCGGCGACCTGATGGACTATCTGGACAAAAACAACCTCACCGACAACACTGTACTGCTCTTCATGTCCGATAATGGCGGACTGGCTGCACACACCCGTGCAGGAGAGCTGCACAGGCAGAACTATCCGCTCAACAGCGGAAAAGGTTCCGCTTACGAAGGCGGAGTGCGCGAACCGATGATTGTACGCTGGCCCGGCGTGGTAGCGGCAGAAACCAAATGCGACCATTATCTGATGATAGAAGATTTCTTCCCCACCATTCTCGAAATAGCCGGTGTGGAGCACTACAATACGGTACAGAAACGCGACGGCATCAGCTTCCTGCCCCTGCTTACGGGCAAAGGTAGGATGCCCGCCCGTGACATCTACTGGCATTACCCGCACAGTTGGGGCCCTTCCGGTCCGGGTATAGGCGCCACCTGCTCCATCCGTTCCGGAGAATGGAAACTGGTGTACTACTTCGACAGCGGCAAGCACGAATTGTTCAATATCCCTGCCGACATCAGCGAAAAGCATGACGTAGCCGCCGAGAACCCCAAACTTGTAAAGAAACTATCAAAGAAACTGAGCAACTATCTGCGGTCGGTGGATGCGCAGCGTCCTGTATTACGTGCCACCAACCGACTGGCGCCCTGGCCCGATGAAACATTATAA
- a CDS encoding long-chain fatty acid--CoA ligase — translation MEQSFIAYIENSIKENWDLDALTDYKGATLQYKDVARKIEKLHIIFEASGIRKGDKIAVCGRNSSHWGVTFLATLTYGAVIVPILHEFKADNVHNIVNHSEAKLLFVGDQVWENLNESAMPLLEGIFMMTDFTLLVSRNERVTYARDHLNEIFGKKFPKNFRKEHIDYHKDQPEELAVINYTSGTTSYSKGVMLPYRSLWSNTRFAFEVLPLKAGDKLVCMLPMAHMYGLAFEFLYEFSVGCHIYYLTRMPSPKIIFQAFADIKPNLIVAVPLIIEKIIKKSVLPKLETPTMKLLLKVPIINDKIKATVREQMVQAFGGNFATVIVGGAAFNQEVEQFLRMIDFPYTVGYGMTECGPIICYEDWTRFKPGSCGKAAPRMEVKILSPDPENIPGEIVCRGPNVMLGYYKNEEATAEVVDKDGWLHTGDLALMDAEGNVTIKGRSKNMLLGPNGQNIYPEEIEDKLNNLPYVAESIIVQQNEKLVGLVYPDFDDAFAHGLNNDDIERVMEENRVALNAELPAYSQISKMKIYPEEFEKTPKKSIKRFLYQEAKG, via the coding sequence ATGGAACAAAGTTTTATCGCCTATATAGAGAATAGTATAAAGGAAAACTGGGACCTGGATGCCCTGACCGATTATAAGGGAGCCACCCTGCAATACAAGGATGTAGCCCGCAAAATAGAAAAACTGCATATCATTTTTGAAGCGAGCGGCATCAGAAAAGGCGATAAAATCGCCGTCTGCGGACGTAACAGTTCGCATTGGGGAGTCACTTTCCTCGCTACCCTGACGTATGGTGCGGTCATCGTGCCCATTCTTCACGAATTCAAGGCGGACAATGTGCATAACATCGTCAACCACTCCGAGGCCAAGCTTCTTTTTGTCGGCGACCAGGTGTGGGAAAATCTCAACGAAAGCGCCATGCCGTTGCTCGAAGGTATCTTCATGATGACGGACTTCACCTTGCTGGTCTCGCGCAACGAACGGGTTACTTACGCCCGCGATCACCTCAACGAGATATTCGGCAAGAAATTTCCCAAGAACTTCCGTAAGGAACACATCGACTATCACAAAGACCAACCCGAAGAGTTGGCGGTCATTAACTATACTTCAGGTACTACCAGTTACTCGAAAGGCGTAATGCTCCCCTATCGCAGCTTGTGGTCCAACACCCGATTCGCTTTCGAAGTACTGCCGCTGAAAGCGGGCGACAAACTGGTATGCATGCTGCCGATGGCTCATATGTACGGATTGGCATTCGAATTCCTGTACGAGTTCTCCGTAGGTTGCCACATCTACTACCTCACCCGTATGCCAAGTCCGAAGATTATCTTCCAAGCATTCGCCGACATAAAGCCGAACCTCATCGTAGCCGTACCGCTCATTATCGAGAAGATTATCAAGAAGAGCGTATTGCCCAAGCTGGAAACGCCTACCATGAAACTGTTGCTGAAAGTACCTATCATTAACGACAAGATAAAAGCCACCGTACGCGAGCAAATGGTACAGGCATTCGGCGGCAATTTTGCCACAGTCATTGTCGGCGGTGCGGCATTCAATCAGGAAGTAGAACAGTTCCTGCGCATGATAGACTTCCCCTATACCGTGGGTTACGGTATGACAGAATGCGGTCCTATCATCTGTTACGAAGACTGGACGCGCTTCAAACCCGGTTCCTGCGGAAAAGCCGCTCCGCGCATGGAAGTGAAGATTCTTTCTCCCGATCCGGAGAATATCCCCGGCGAGATTGTCTGCCGCGGTCCCAACGTCATGCTGGGCTACTACAAGAATGAAGAGGCTACCGCCGAAGTTGTGGACAAAGACGGTTGGCTGCACACCGGTGACCTTGCCCTGATGGATGCCGAAGGCAATGTCACCATCAAAGGACGCAGCAAGAATATGCTCCTCGGTCCAAACGGGCAGAACATCTACCCCGAAGAAATAGAAGACAAGCTGAACAACCTGCCGTACGTAGCTGAAAGCATCATCGTACAACAGAACGAAAAGCTCGTGGGACTGGTATATCCCGACTTTGACGATGCCTTTGCCCACGGCCTCAACAACGACGATATAGAACGTGTCATGGAAGAGAATCGTGTGGCTCTGAATGCAGAACTGCCTGCTTACAGCCAGATTTCCAAAATGAAGATATATCCCGAAGAATTTGAAAAGACACCCAAAAAATCCATCAAACGCTTCCTGTATCAAGAAGCAAAAGGATGA
- a CDS encoding GDP-L-fucose synthase family protein — translation MLHKNAKIYIAGHRGLVGSAIWKNLQEKGYTNLVGRTHKELDLLDGVAVRRFFDEEQPEYVFLAAAFVGGIMANSIYRADFIYKNLQIQQNVIGESFRHNVKKLLFLGSTCIYPRDAEQPMKEDVLLTSPLEYTNEPYAIAKIAGLKMCESFNLQYGTNYIAVMPTNLYGPNDNFDLERSHVLPAMIRKIHLAHCLQQGDWDAVRRDMNLRPVEGINGSNSNGEILNILSKYGISEEEVRLWGTGTPLREFLWSEEMADASVFVMEHVDFKDTCNPGDKDIRNCHINIGTGKEITIRRLAELIVNVVGYRGKLTFDTSKPDGTMRKLTDPSKLHALGWHHKIDIEEGVERMYRWYLDNNK, via the coding sequence ATGTTACACAAGAACGCAAAAATATACATCGCAGGGCATCGCGGACTGGTAGGCTCTGCTATCTGGAAAAACCTGCAAGAGAAAGGCTATACCAATCTCGTGGGCAGAACCCACAAAGAACTCGACCTGCTGGACGGTGTTGCCGTCCGCCGTTTCTTCGATGAGGAACAGCCGGAATACGTATTCCTTGCCGCTGCTTTCGTGGGCGGTATCATGGCAAACAGCATCTACCGTGCCGATTTCATTTACAAGAATCTCCAGATACAGCAGAATGTCATAGGCGAAAGTTTCCGCCACAATGTCAAGAAACTGCTCTTTCTGGGTAGCACCTGTATCTATCCGCGTGATGCCGAACAGCCGATGAAAGAAGACGTACTCCTCACCTCGCCCCTGGAGTACACCAACGAACCGTACGCCATTGCCAAAATTGCCGGATTGAAAATGTGCGAGAGTTTCAACCTGCAATACGGCACGAACTACATTGCCGTCATGCCCACCAACCTCTACGGTCCCAACGACAACTTCGACCTGGAACGCAGCCACGTACTTCCTGCCATGATTCGCAAGATACACCTGGCCCACTGCCTGCAACAAGGCGACTGGGATGCCGTACGCCGTGACATGAACCTGCGTCCGGTAGAAGGAATCAATGGCAGCAACAGCAACGGAGAGATACTGAACATACTTTCCAAATACGGCATCAGCGAAGAAGAAGTCCGGCTTTGGGGTACGGGAACTCCGTTGCGCGAATTCCTCTGGAGCGAGGAAATGGCGGATGCCAGCGTATTCGTCATGGAGCACGTAGACTTCAAAGACACCTGCAACCCCGGAGACAAGGACATCCGCAACTGCCACATCAACATCGGCACAGGTAAGGAAATTACTATCCGCCGGCTTGCCGAACTGATTGTCAACGTTGTGGGTTATCGCGGAAAGCTGACCTTCGACACTTCCAAACCCGATGGGACCATGCGCAAACTCACCGACCCGAGTAAGCTGCACGCATTGGGCTGGCATCATAAAATAGACATCGAAGAAGGTGTAGAGCGGATGTACCGCTGGTACCTGGATAACAATAAATAG